A genomic segment from Montipora foliosa isolate CH-2021 chromosome 9, ASM3666993v2, whole genome shotgun sequence encodes:
- the LOC137969821 gene encoding uncharacterized protein, protein MTAPPDSIGLALSFIASGNQELRKQRSEEAVIQFCKGYALEPGLIKDHLVTLSQNHLQSVICTLEDWCVCYSAESALFLLNSGVTVAIEQICDLVTSPGLRPDSRVAWTTKLRTQMRNKCYLEAVKTCCDALRIFANHGDTVVFLVERAMAYLLLRDKSSAVKDLTDACDKEFEAAVECIKETATKMMPVVLEALYEVIATLAQKSGIYSMDERLYLVKIDRIVVKLNPTDSATLEDCASHMIKLNQFKEACTLLSDGIDYLTCAGNRKGEALELFLHRAQCHLALHQTELAVNDYLSAVSIDDDITRITILALPSQLQDAIASLSKKIASDLLTHYRLKTKLSSTCSVDSKITADSLLRAAQIYRLVYLLDGNNVDALINAAECLRLKDNDTEAIKTLDLVLEMRPTCSKAYYTRAFCYMKTADMTNALADFSTTLNLQPNYVQAFCGRAYVWLMNGQLEKGAKDLISASEISIAATVTWITELSEYRQETLKNQLKEYLLLTSKKRQGCADSRVDTSLIHLGDVLTRAFSTDFECHLVFVEILQSLCKVDEAQAILVRLIKHNPDDYLATLHLAALKMRRNKMADALEDICALLKTIGEETLMSSMLRLSAGDRARLTREAHCEGVQRLNACSGDPFAESYFSVAIAASPNKACESYAWRANLRIQKGEIDLAINDLTFVLNQKPNFVKALCQRGLLLTQKENLKASYQDLLHALLLNSQALKNFIFSLQESPKQLLLASLENCAQLLFSHYLSRGFRSKCIPKLCHLLVEVNAEKLSYHCMYADGLIIFEDYRSAVEELDIAESLCPEDVTVLSRSGLVHVKLGEIELSAAKFQRAAQLDFEAVKFALNTLNEYQKESLVTESLMRANELTKLNENKDALGFFTLAVAASNGKQLEILRMRSKCFERLGRYQDAVDDMSSVITFGTPVVGDLITRANFHLLNDNFKGASLDFSVAMDTQELTAVTLLSSYPGKEAAVRAFLKAVTTDLNRKDFESGVTICTYGLKLDPNNVELKNLKRKCELGVNNKCFIQ, encoded by the coding sequence ATGACTGCTCCACCGGACAGCATTGGACTGGCGTTGTCATTCATTGCATCGGGCAATCAAGAGCTCCGAAAGCAGCGCTCGGAAGAAGCTGTTATCCAGTTTTGTAAAGGATATGCTTTAGAACCTGGCCTTATCAAAGATCACCTGGTCACCTTGTCGCAGAACCACTTGCAAAGCGTAATCTGTACGCTGGAGGACTGGTGCGTGTGTTATAGCGCGGAATCAGCACTCTTCTTGCTCAATTCTGGAGTGACCGTAGCCATCGAACAAATTTGTGACCTGGTTACATCGCCAGGTCTTCGCCCGGACAGTCGCGTGGCCTGGACTACAAAACTCAGAACGCAAATGAGAAACAAATGCTATCTTGAGGCTGTTAAAACATGCTGTGACGCTTTGAGAATTTTCGCTAACCACGGTGATACGGTTGTTTTCCTTGTGGAACGTGCCATGGCATATTTATTGCTAAGAGACAAGAGTAGCGCTGTGAAGGACTTAACGGATGCTTGTGACAAGGAATTTGAAGCTGCCGTAGAATGCATAAAAGAAACTGCAACTAAGATGATGCCTGTTGTATTAGAAGCGCTTTACGAAGTTATAGCCACTCTAGCGCAAAAGTCGGGCATTTATAGTATGGATGAGCGATTGTACTTAGTCAAGATCGATCGCATTGTCGTCAAATTGAATCCCACCGATTCAGCCACCCTTGAGGATTGCGCAAGTCACATGATCAAACTAAATCAGTTTAAAGAAGCGTGCACGCTGTTGTCAGACGGAATAGATTATTTGACCTGTGCCGGGAATAGGAAAGGAGAAGCTTTGGAGCTGTTTCTTCACCGAGCTCAATGTCACTTGGCTCTTCACCAAACGGAACTTGCAGTCAATGATTATCTCAGTGCTGTATCCATTGACGATGACATCACGCGCATCACCATACTAGCTTTACCCTCTCAGCTACAGGATGCCATAGCCTCactttcaaagaaaattgcatCCGATTTACTTACGCACTATCGCCTCAAAACGAAGCTGAGCAGCACTTGCTCAGTTGATTCTAAGATCACCGCCGACAGCCTCCTAAGGGCTGCGCAAATATACCGACTTGTGTACCTTTTGGACGGGAATAATGTGGATGCCTTGATCAACGCTGCGGAGTGCTTGAGACTTAAAGATAATGACACTGAAGCTATCAAGACCCTTGACCTAGTCCTCGAGATGCGTCCAACGTGCTCCAAGGCTTACTATACGCGCGCATTTTGTTACATGAAAACCGCTGACATGACCAACGCGCTCGCTGACTTTTCCACAACCCTAAATCTTCAGCCCAACTATGTGCAAGCGTTTTGTGGTCGCGCGTATGTTTGGCTCATGAATGGGCAACTGGAAAAAGGTGCAAAAGATCTGATAAGTGCAAGCGAGATATCCATAGCTGCCACCGTGACTTGGATCACAGAGCTGTCAGAATACAGACAGGAAACACTAAAGAACCAGTTGAAAGAATACCTTCTATTGACTTCAAAGAAACGGCAGGGTTGCGCGGACTCTCGCGTGGATACCTCGCTCATTCATTTGGGCGACGTCTTAACTCGAGCGTTTTCCACGGACTTTGAGTGTCATCTCGTGTTTGTGGAGATATTGCAGTCGCTATGCAAAGTAGACGAAGCTCAAGCAATTCTCGTTCGATTGATAAAACACAACCCCGACGACTACCTCGCAACACTTCACTTAGCAGCGTTGAAAATgagaagaaacaaaatggctgacgCGCTGGAAGACATTTGTGCACTTCTTAAAACCATTGGGGAAGAGACGCTTATGAGCTCTATGTTGAGATTAAGTGCGGGTGATCGCGCGCGCTTAACACGAGAGGCCCACTGCGAGGGTGTTCAGAGGCTCAATGCCTGTTCTGGGGATCCATTCGCAGAGTCGTATTTCTCGGTGGCAATCGCCGCCTCTCCAAACAAAGCTTGTGAATCATATGCGTGGCGAGCAAATTTAAGAATTCAGAAAGGAGAAATTGACCTGGCTATCAATGATTTAACTTTCGTTTTGAACCAGAAACCGAACTTTGTAAAAGCCTTATGTCAAAGAGGATTACTGCTGACTCAGAAGGAAAACCTGAAGGCTAGTTACCAAGACTTGCTCCATGCTCTCCTTCTTAATAGCCAAGCGCTtaagaattttattttttcactccAGGAAAGTCCCAAACAGCTTCTTCTTGCTTCCCTAGAAAACTGTGCTCAGCTACTATTTTCTCACTATCTGTCTCGTGGTTTCCGTTCCAAATGTATTCCAAAACTCTGTCACTTGTTGGTTGAAGTAAACGCGGAGAAGTTGTCGTATCACTGCATGTACGCCGATGGTCTGATCATCTTCGAAGATTACCGAAGTGCTGTCGAAGAGCTCGACATTGCTGAATCCCTCTGTCCCGAAGATGTTACGGTTCTTAGCCGAAGTGGACTAGTTCATGTAAAGCTCGGCGAAATTGAACTTTCTGCGGCAAAATTTCAAAGGGCGGCTCAACTTGATTTCGAAGCTGTGAAGTTTGCACTTAATACCTTGAACGAATACCAAAAGGAAAGTCTGGTCACAGAATCGCTGATGAGAGCTAATGAACTCACGAAACTGAACGAGAACAAGGATGCGCTTGGATTTTTCACTCTCGCGGTAGCTGCCTCTAATGGTAAACAGCTCGAGATTTTGCGGATGCGTTCCAAGTGTTTTGAACGCCTTGGGCGTTATCAGGACGCTGTCGATGACATGTCGAGCGTTATCACTTTCGGGACACCTGTTGTTGGCGACCTAATCACGCGCGCAAACTTTCACTTACTTAATGACAATTTTAAGGGTGCATCCTTGGACTTTTCTGTTGCTATGGATACTCAAGAACTAACGGCAGTGACTCTTTTGTCCTCTTATCCCGGTAAAGAAGCTGCTGTGAGAGCGTTTCTCAAGGCTGTGACCACAGATTTGAACCGCAAGGACTTTGAAAGCGGAGTTACAATTTGCACCTACGGTCTGAAACTAGACCCTAACAATGTTGAGTTAAAAAACCTAAAGCGCAAGTGTGAGCTAGGTGTAAACAACAAATGCTTTATTCAGTGA
- the LOC137969825 gene encoding rho GDP-dissociation inhibitor 1-like: protein MADLGEQVAPIEDDEPEETPGYKAPAKKTLDEIQNLDADDESLVRYKQALLSGASQAGGDDGGPNVVVEKMSVVIEGRQDIDLDLTGDLSKLKGQVITIKEGVSYKIKITFKVKREIVAGLKYHQVILRKGIRVDKSSLMVGSYGPKPESFVYLTPFEEAPKGMIARGTYTAKSKFIDDDKNIYLEWEWKFDIKKDWD, encoded by the exons ATGGCTGACCTAGGTGAACAAGTAGCTCCAATAGAGGATGACGAACCAGAGGAAACACCGGGTTACAAGGCGCCGGCTAAAAAAACCCTCGATGAAATTCAAAATTTGGACGCGGACGACGAGTCCCTTGTGAGATACAAGCAAGCGCTACTCAGCGGTGCATCTCAAGCGG GTGGTGACGACGGAGGCCCAAATGTTGTGGTTGAGAAAATGTCCGTAGTCATCGAAGGTCGCCAAGACATTGATTTAGATCTCACAG GTGATTTGTCCAAATTGAAGGGTCAGGTTATCACGATCAAGGAAGGAGTATcgtataaaattaaaataacatttaag GTAAAGCGGGAAATTGTGGCTGGATTGAAGTATCATCAAGTTATTTTGAGGAAAGGAATAAGAG TTGACAAGTCTTCATTAATGGTAGGAAGTTATGGACCAAAGCCTGAATCTTTCGTTTACCTAACACCTTTTGAGGAAGCCCCCAAGGGAATGATTGCGCGTGGTACTTACACAGCAAAGAGCAAATTTATCGACGATGACAAAAATATCTACCTTGAATGGGAGTGGAAGTTTGATATAAAGAAAGACTGGGATTAG